CTTGCATGTGTATCTTCTTGCTCTATCTGCCTTGTCAACTCTTCTATTCTCTGTTGTAACCCAGCAGATCTACTGTCAGCAAGCTTAAGGCATGCATCTGCAGCAGCTTGTGCTGCCATTGCACTGGCGGCTAATTTCTCTTTTAGCTGTATCTTGCTGTTTGCAGCATCTAAATCTGCTTTTACTCTTCGCAGTTCTTCTCTGAGCAAGGTCACCTGAAAAGGTAGCTCGTTAGAACATGTACAGCTCCTCTCATGAATGACTAAATGAGAGATGTTTTCCTATTGCATTTACCGCAAAGTGCAAACTCAAGGATTTCAAACTTACGATTTTTAAATTAATAAAAGTTGGACATGCTTATATCTTTCAATTTTGTTCTAATTACTTTGAAGGAGCATCATATTTTCATATcaattctctaatgatgttatgCTCAATTGTCATTTATCAATCTGAGAAGCGCATTTCTTGACCTCAAGAGGTCCATTTTAATGAAGCTTAGGTCAAACTTATTCCTCTTGGGTTACCTCCTGGTTCAGTTCTTTAATGGCAGCTTTTCCAGCTTCTACTTCCAACGCACATGCCTCTTTCCATCGTGCAGCTTCCTGTTCTACTTCCTTTACCCGGACATTGAGCTCTTCCACCTTAGGTATGAGAAAGAGACTTCAGATCCTGGGCAATTACAGGGCTAGAAAATAAAAAATTTACATAAATAAATAATACATATTGTTATACACTTTGAAGTAGGAGAATTTCCCGTTCTCTTAGATCCTGTATGTGCGACTCATGTTTGATTATCTTCTGAGCCTGTTGAGCAGCGAGAAGTTGCAAATGATCACAATCTGACCTGTTAGAGCAGTTTGATGTTATCAGTTAGCGTAGATTACAGGAATGCCCTTTAGTGGTCCATAAAAAAAATGGTAGACATCTTTGGTCGGCGACTACCTGGACTCGTCTAAGGCCTGTCTGAGGTCATTGATCTCATGATGCAGGTTTTTCAGTGTCTTACCAACTATTGAAGCCTGAAAGGAAACAGCTTGAAGTAGTTTATTAGCTGGCAAGTTTTCCAGTGCATGATGGTTTCGGTGGACAACTTCTAAAcataacaagatcactagtttctaGCTGCATTGCATGCAGGATCATAAAATGGGGATTACATGACGATTACTTCACAAATAACAACTATGTACTGTATTTTGTAGTTGGTGTTTGGGGCTATTATCTAAAGAACAAAACCATTGCAGCTACCGAGGAGTGATGTAGAAATACTTACCAGACTGTCAACCTCCTGTTTACTTTCTCTTCCATTAGATGCTGCACTGGCGCTGGAGCTGCTCATCTCATCTCCTTCTGATTCTCCACTTatcacctccatgatgaagccaaaGCCAACCTTCTGCAACCCCTTCTCAGCAATCTGCAGGATTGAACTTCTCTGATCACCGTCGCCCTTCAACACACGAAGGCTATTCTCCGCCGCCTCCTTCTCAGTTACAGCAACTTCCAACATGCTCCTAATATCCTGGTTCTCCTTctttaagcttgatatcatactcTCCATCCTGCATCtctccttcctttccttctccctgCACTCCGAGAGCCTGatctccacctccttggccagatcATGGATGTTATGAGCCTCCAATCCCAGGAATTCCAGCCCATCCTTGGGATCAAGATTCGATCGGCAAGAAATCATTTCTGCTTTCTCTTCAGAAGCTCTACCCAGGATATTCTCCAAGATCTCACCCGCCGAGTGGAGCGACACGACAATCTTCTGCACGACAAACTTAGTTTGGTGATCCATGGCTGGTATCTGCAGATACTTGGTGCAAGAGAAGAGAAGGGAAAGCTTTTTCTGGTAGGGAAGCAGGACATAGCTGACAGTCAAAGGAAACCTTGAAGGGTAGTTGGCTGCTCCACTGCCTGTGATTTTCTTCCTTGGCACATGTTCAGGATTGTGCCATATACACGTCCTCAGTATATGACTCAAACTCTTTATTTTTCGATTCTTCACGCTCCCCGAATTCGCGCAAATTTAACTCTCTTTCTTAAGAGCGGAAATGTAAATCATCCAGTTTCCCTGAGCATGCAAGTTCCCAAACATTTAGGAAGATATTTCATATTTCCTACGTACTACCATACTTTGTCACCGTGGCTTGATTTTTCAGCTCCATGGTTTGTAACTCCCGTGTATACTCGATACTTTGTACTCTTGTAAACTGTTAATGTGCAGCTAGTGTGCATAAAGCCGAGTTGAGGCGGTCTTGATTAACCCTGCTCTGCTTTCCTGTAAGAAGTGTTTGCAGTGACATATAGTATATCCTTGTACTAGCGAAAATCTTCTAACAAACTTTGGTAAGGGACATTTCCGTCGAGGAATTAATCATGCTCCCCAACTTGCTGTCATGTGAAGATTATGTAACAAGATAAAATTGCCAGAGAGGATTTTAGTGAGGTATTTTTGTTCATCAATGAATTAATTATGCTTTCTTTGTATTCTTAAATTATGCTTTTGACTCGCTCTTGTTGCTCCTTTCAATGCTTATGTGGGATGCTTATCTAGGAAAATGAATGGCCGAAGAGAATTTCGGTAAGATATATATACTGtatttatgagatttttttaggGGGAAGATATACTTATGAGTTTGTTATGCTGGCCAACTCCCTGTCATTTCTTTTATAATGAT
The sequence above is drawn from the Triticum aestivum cultivar Chinese Spring chromosome 7A, IWGSC CS RefSeq v2.1, whole genome shotgun sequence genome and encodes:
- the LOC123152684 gene encoding uncharacterized protein At3g49055, yielding MDHQTKFVVQKIVVSLHSAGEILENILGRASEEKAEMISCRSNLDPKDGLEFLGLEAHNIHDLAKEVEIRLSECREKERKERCRMESMISSLKKENQDIRSMLEVAVTEKEAAENSLRVLKGDGDQRSSILQIAEKGLQKVGFGFIMEVISGESEGDEMSSSSASAASNGRESKQEVDSLASIVGKTLKNLHHEINDLRQALDESRSDCDHLQLLAAQQAQKIIKHESHIQDLREREILLLQSVEELNVRVKEVEQEAARWKEACALEVEAGKAAIKELNQEVTLLREELRRVKADLDAANSKIQLKEKLAASAMAAQAAADACLKLADSRSAGLQQRIEELTRQIEQEDTHARKGRDSARKRIRYACWPWQQLRVISTSSRARTWSVDQNGRLLPRTEALLQIRI